In one Pseudomonas sp. Bout1 genomic region, the following are encoded:
- the prpD gene encoding 2-methylcitrate dehydratase, which translates to MSANVDQNNRPDYDQVLQDIADYVLDFRIESRDALDTARNCLMDTLGCGLLALRFPECTKHLGPIVEGTVVPFGARVPGTSFRLDPVKAAWDIGCIVRWLDYNDTWLAAEWGHPSDNLGGILAVADHLSQKRVANGEAPLTVRAVLDAMIMAHEIQGVIALENSFNRVGLDHVLLVKVASTAVTAKLMGANREQLLSALSQAFVDGQALRTYRHAPNAGSRKSWAAGDASSRGVRLADIAMRGEMGIPGVLSAPQWGFYDVLFSHTNKDLALKPEDQRAFSLSQPYGTYVMENVLFKISFPAEFHAQTACEAAVTLHPQVKQRLHEIERIVITTHESAIRIISKVGPLANAADRDHCLQYMTAVPLAFGNLVAEQYEDEFHAAHPIIDELRQKMVIVEEPRYSHEYLEAHKRSIANAVQVFFKDGSSTEQVAVEYPIGHRRRRVEGIPLLEDKFKANLATRFTAQRSAQIFALCKDQAKLEATPVNRFVDLFVI; encoded by the coding sequence ATGAGCGCCAACGTCGACCAGAACAACCGCCCCGACTATGACCAGGTCCTGCAGGACATCGCCGACTACGTCCTGGACTTCAGGATTGAATCCCGCGATGCCTTGGACACCGCCCGCAACTGCCTGATGGACACCCTCGGTTGCGGCCTGCTGGCCCTGCGTTTCCCGGAGTGCACCAAGCACCTGGGCCCGATTGTCGAAGGCACGGTGGTGCCATTCGGTGCGCGAGTGCCGGGCACCTCGTTCCGCCTGGACCCGGTCAAGGCCGCGTGGGACATCGGCTGTATCGTGCGCTGGCTCGACTACAACGACACCTGGCTCGCCGCAGAGTGGGGCCATCCCTCGGACAACCTTGGCGGCATCCTCGCGGTCGCCGACCACCTCTCGCAAAAGCGTGTGGCCAACGGCGAGGCGCCGCTGACCGTGCGGGCGGTGCTGGACGCGATGATCATGGCCCACGAAATCCAGGGCGTGATTGCCCTCGAAAACTCCTTCAACCGCGTCGGCCTCGACCATGTGCTGCTGGTGAAAGTCGCCTCCACCGCCGTCACCGCCAAACTGATGGGCGCCAACCGTGAGCAACTGCTGTCGGCCCTGTCCCAGGCGTTTGTCGACGGCCAGGCACTGCGCACTTATCGGCATGCGCCGAATGCCGGTTCGCGCAAGTCGTGGGCGGCCGGGGATGCGTCGAGCCGCGGGGTGCGTCTGGCCGACATCGCAATGCGTGGCGAGATGGGGATTCCCGGTGTATTGAGCGCGCCGCAGTGGGGCTTTTATGACGTGCTGTTCAGTCACACCAACAAGGACCTGGCGCTCAAGCCCGAAGACCAGCGGGCCTTCAGCCTGTCGCAGCCCTACGGGACTTATGTGATGGAGAACGTACTGTTCAAGATCAGCTTCCCGGCCGAGTTCCATGCGCAAACCGCCTGTGAAGCGGCGGTTACCCTGCACCCGCAGGTGAAGCAGCGCCTGCATGAGATCGAGCGGATTGTGATCACCACCCACGAGTCGGCGATTCGCATTATTTCCAAGGTCGGGCCGTTGGCCAACGCGGCCGATCGGGACCACTGCCTGCAGTACATGACCGCGGTGCCGCTGGCATTTGGCAACCTGGTGGCCGAGCAATATGAGGATGAGTTCCACGCGGCCCATCCGATCATTGATGAGCTGCGCCAGAAGATGGTCATCGTCGAGGAGCCGCGCTACAGCCACGAATACCTGGAGGCGCACAAGCGCTCGATTGCCAACGCGGTGCAGGTGTTTTTCAAGGATGGCTCCAGCACCGAGCAAGTGGCGGTGGAATACCCGATTGGCCACCGCCGCCGCCGTGTGGAGGGTATTCCATTGCTCGAGGACAAGTTCAAGGCCAACCTGGCCACGCGTTTTACCGCGCAGCGCAGTGCCCAGATTTTTGCGCTATGCAAGGATCAGGCGAAGCTTGAAGCCACGCCCGTGAACCGATTTGTGGACCTGTTCGTCATCTAG
- a CDS encoding nitrate/sulfonate/bicarbonate ABC transporter ATP-binding protein yields the protein MTTYTEHAADTPEIYSLKNVNRVFGKGKDELQVLSGVDLSLHEGEIVGMLGRSGSGKSTLLRIIAGLIQPSSGEVRYNGAPLTGPAEGVAMVFQTFALFPWLTVLENVEAGLQALQVERKETRRRALAAIDLIGLDGFENAYPRELSGGMRQRVGFARGLVVNPTLLLMDEPFSALDVLTAETLRTDLLDLWSGKQLPIKSILIVTHNIEEAVLMCDRILVLSSNPGKVVAEIKVPFAHPRNRLDPTFRQMVDDIYALMTDRRSADASRGLPELKMGSLLPEVSTNLMAGLIETLAAEPYNGHAGLPTVAERRLLEVDDLFPVAEMLEHLGFAELKGADITLTDAGKLFADYGTQERKTLFAEHLIRHVPLAARIHQVLLERSGHRAPRVRFEQELEDSMTEAFVEKTLESVVAWGRYAEIFSYDDHTETFSLDDVEGSM from the coding sequence ATGACTACCTATACCGAGCACGCCGCCGACACCCCGGAAATCTACTCGTTGAAAAACGTGAACCGGGTGTTCGGCAAAGGTAAAGACGAGCTGCAAGTCCTCAGCGGCGTGGACTTGAGCCTGCACGAGGGCGAGATTGTCGGCATGCTCGGCCGCTCCGGCTCGGGTAAGTCGACCTTGCTGCGTATCATCGCCGGGCTGATTCAGCCGTCGTCGGGCGAAGTGCGCTACAACGGTGCGCCGCTCACCGGCCCGGCTGAAGGCGTGGCCATGGTGTTCCAGACCTTTGCGCTGTTCCCGTGGCTGACCGTGCTGGAGAACGTCGAGGCCGGCCTGCAAGCCCTGCAGGTCGAGCGCAAGGAAACCCGCCGGCGCGCCCTGGCGGCCATCGACCTGATCGGCCTGGACGGTTTTGAAAACGCCTACCCGCGGGAACTGTCCGGCGGCATGCGCCAGCGCGTGGGTTTCGCCCGCGGGCTGGTGGTCAACCCGACCCTGTTGCTGATGGACGAACCGTTCTCGGCGCTCGACGTACTCACCGCTGAAACCCTGCGCACCGACCTGCTGGATCTGTGGAGCGGCAAGCAGTTGCCGATCAAGTCGATCCTGATCGTGACCCACAACATCGAAGAAGCGGTGCTGATGTGCGACCGCATCCTGGTACTGTCGTCCAACCCCGGTAAAGTGGTGGCCGAGATCAAGGTACCGTTTGCACACCCGCGCAACCGGCTGGACCCGACCTTCCGGCAAATGGTCGACGACATCTACGCCCTGATGACTGACCGGCGCAGCGCCGACGCGAGCAGGGGTTTGCCTGAGCTGAAAATGGGCAGCCTGTTGCCGGAAGTCTCCACCAACCTGATGGCCGGTCTGATCGAAACGCTGGCCGCCGAGCCCTACAACGGCCACGCCGGCCTGCCAACCGTGGCCGAACGGCGCTTGCTGGAAGTCGACGATCTGTTCCCGGTAGCGGAGATGCTTGAGCATCTGGGATTCGCCGAACTCAAGGGTGCTGACATCACCCTCACCGACGCCGGCAAACTGTTCGCCGACTACGGCACCCAGGAGCGTAAAACCCTGTTCGCCGAACACCTTATCCGCCACGTGCCATTGGCCGCACGCATTCACCAAGTGTTGCTTGAGCGCAGCGGCCACCGGGCGCCACGGGTGCGCTTCGAGCAGGAACTGGAAGACTCGATGACGGAAGCCTTTGTGGAGAAAACCCTGGAAAGCGTGGTGGCGTGGGGACGCTATGCGGAGATTTTCTCCTACGACGACCATACCGAGACGTTCAGCCTGGATGATGTGGAAGGCAGCATGTAA
- a CDS encoding ABC transporter permease subunit, with translation MKRVFRHYIPASTLRLLPNRWDLVALPLVIGFLLFFSITARETWAPIATLQSEVISLDPANLPEYAMRTTLRMLAAMVAALVFTLLYGTLAAKSRRAEKLLVPVLDILQSVPVLGYISFTVTFFLLLFPGRVLGAELAAIFAIFTSQAWNMTFSFYQSLRMLPHDLVEVSTNLRLSGWQRFWKLDVPFAMPGLVWNMMMSMSGGWFFVVASEAITVGDKTITLPGVGSYLALAIAQKDLHAVGYVILAMIVVILMYDQFLFRPLVAWADKFRMETTASQGAAPQSWLLNLIQRTRIVQRSLRPITRTISRIGNKRFSLAGGALKALPAETPKASKVIDWVWGTLIALLAAYALYHIVQYVGTEVTVAEVGHVFVLGLITLLRVVGLIFIASLIWVPLGVMIGLRPALAEKIQPLAQFLAAFPANLLFPVFVIVILHYNLNPDIWLSPLIVLGTQWYILFNVIAGASAFPNDFKEAAANFRIRGWLWWRKVMLPGIFPYYVTGAITASGGAWNASIVSEYVSWGQDNVVAHGLGAYIAQTTAAGDFPKIALGVVVMSIFVVAFNRAVWRPMYAIAENKLRLN, from the coding sequence ATGAAAAGAGTGTTCCGTCACTACATCCCTGCGTCCACATTGCGCTTGCTGCCCAACCGCTGGGACTTGGTCGCCCTGCCCCTGGTGATCGGCTTTTTACTGTTTTTCTCCATCACTGCGCGAGAAACCTGGGCGCCCATCGCCACCTTGCAAAGTGAAGTCATCTCGCTGGACCCGGCCAACCTGCCGGAATACGCGATGCGCACCACCCTGCGCATGTTGGCGGCGATGGTTGCAGCGCTGGTGTTTACCCTGTTGTACGGCACCCTGGCCGCCAAAAGCCGGCGCGCCGAGAAACTGCTGGTACCCGTGCTCGACATCCTGCAATCGGTGCCGGTACTGGGTTACATCTCGTTTACCGTGACGTTTTTCCTGCTGCTGTTCCCCGGGCGCGTGCTCGGCGCGGAGCTCGCGGCCATCTTTGCGATTTTCACCAGCCAGGCCTGGAACATGACGTTCAGCTTCTACCAGTCGCTGCGCATGCTGCCCCATGACCTGGTGGAGGTGTCGACCAACCTGCGGCTTTCCGGTTGGCAGCGGTTCTGGAAGCTCGACGTGCCCTTCGCCATGCCGGGGCTGGTGTGGAACATGATGATGAGCATGTCCGGCGGCTGGTTTTTCGTGGTCGCCTCCGAGGCCATTACCGTCGGCGACAAGACCATTACGTTGCCGGGCGTGGGTTCGTACCTGGCCCTGGCGATTGCCCAGAAAGACCTGCACGCCGTGGGTTACGTGATCCTGGCGATGATTGTCGTCATCCTGATGTACGACCAGTTCCTGTTCCGCCCGTTGGTGGCCTGGGCCGACAAATTTCGCATGGAAACCACCGCCTCCCAAGGCGCCGCGCCGCAATCCTGGCTGCTGAACCTGATCCAGCGCACGCGCATCGTCCAGCGCAGCCTGCGGCCAATCACCCGTACCATCAGCCGCATAGGCAACAAACGTTTCAGCCTGGCGGGCGGTGCACTCAAGGCGTTGCCGGCAGAAACACCCAAAGCCTCCAAAGTGATCGACTGGGTGTGGGGCACACTCATCGCGCTGCTGGCCGCTTATGCGCTGTATCACATCGTGCAGTATGTGGGCACCGAAGTGACCGTCGCCGAAGTCGGCCATGTGTTTGTGCTGGGCCTGATCACGCTGTTGCGCGTGGTGGGGCTGATCTTCATCGCCTCGCTGATCTGGGTGCCGTTGGGCGTAATGATCGGCTTGCGCCCTGCGCTTGCGGAAAAAATCCAGCCGCTGGCGCAGTTTCTCGCGGCGTTCCCGGCGAACCTGCTGTTCCCGGTGTTCGTCATCGTGATCCTGCACTACAACCTCAACCCGGATATCTGGTTGAGCCCGCTGATTGTGCTGGGCACCCAGTGGTACATCCTGTTCAACGTGATTGCCGGCGCCAGCGCGTTCCCCAACGACTTCAAGGAAGCCGCCGCCAACTTCCGCATTCGCGGCTGGTTGTGGTGGCGCAAGGTGATGCTGCCGGGGATTTTCCCGTACTACGTCACCGGCGCCATTACCGCCTCGGGCGGTGCCTGGAACGCCAGTATCGTGTCCGAGTACGTGTCCTGGGGCCAGGACAATGTGGTCGCCCACGGGCTGGGCGCCTACATCGCACAGACCACCGCCGCCGGCGACTTCCCGAAAATCGCCCTGGGCGTAGTGGTGATGTCGATCTTCGTGGTGGCGTTCAACCGCGCGGTGTGGCGGCCGATGTACGCCATCGCTGAAAACAAACTTCGTCTGAATTGA
- a CDS encoding alanyl-tRNA editing protein has product MSVHTMETLALFDSAPYQNAFSARVIAVSEQGIALEHTLFYPTGGGQPGDTGHFTLPDGSRVDITGTVRDPVLRSIIWHQVEHCPEQLAAGVQVDASLDWERRYQHMKMHTCLHLLCSIIDAPVTGCSIGVDKGRLDFDLPEMTLDKETITRDLNALIQQAHQVKTLSMPASEYSTLLQITRTQAVAPPVIQGSVRVIEIAGIDIQPCGGTHVTNTEEIGRVFCEKIEKKSKHNRRVILRFE; this is encoded by the coding sequence ATGTCTGTGCACACCATGGAAACCCTCGCGCTGTTCGACAGCGCGCCTTACCAGAATGCATTCAGTGCGCGGGTGATTGCCGTCAGCGAACAAGGCATCGCCCTGGAGCACACACTGTTCTACCCCACCGGCGGCGGCCAACCGGGCGACACCGGGCACTTCACCCTGCCCGACGGCAGCCGCGTAGACATCACCGGCACCGTGCGCGACCCGGTGCTGCGCTCGATCATCTGGCACCAGGTGGAACACTGCCCCGAACAACTGGCTGCCGGGGTACAGGTAGACGCCAGCCTGGACTGGGAACGCCGCTACCAGCACATGAAAATGCACACCTGCCTGCACCTGCTGTGCTCGATCATCGACGCGCCGGTGACCGGTTGCAGCATCGGCGTTGATAAGGGCCGCCTGGATTTCGACCTGCCGGAAATGACCCTCGACAAAGAGACCATCACCCGCGACCTCAACGCACTGATCCAGCAGGCCCATCAGGTCAAGACCTTGTCCATGCCCGCCTCGGAGTATTCCACCCTGCTGCAGATCACCCGCACCCAGGCGGTGGCGCCGCCGGTCATCCAGGGTTCGGTGCGGGTGATCGAGATTGCCGGTATCGACATCCAGCCCTGTGGCGGCACCCACGTGACCAATACCGAGGAGATCGGCCGGGTGTTCTGCGAAAAAATCGAGAAGAAGAGCAAGCACAACCGGCGGGTGATCCTGCGGTTTGAATAG
- a CDS encoding serine O-acetyltransferase codes for MGGFIDMQQLHDELLTHLITTLTPAQLKQLEAHLATLVQAAAQAVAEDLIAYAWRDPASRGRGELILESYASFKAVLYYRLAHLVWNFPDTHNGVFCAIALKLSNQGKILSGAEIHPAARIGRRFVLDHGYGTVIGETCEIGNDCYILCGVTLGARGIANNPDGKRHPRLGNNVEVGSGARVLGYVLIGDNVFISPSCVITQDVPAGTKVKVVNQIQLQKNDESDHSNYLGAFALDERLHVVGEVNASHKVTVLDADFHPLPGLLLEPTVKERHHLQFRLRHIETTAYPPRLPLNLKVSGPEFEITLLSPPGLSAMVRRLLQASPLIVGG; via the coding sequence ATGGGGGGCTTTATCGACATGCAACAACTGCACGATGAGTTGCTCACCCACCTCATCACTACGCTTACGCCCGCGCAGTTGAAGCAACTGGAGGCGCATCTTGCGACGCTGGTCCAGGCGGCAGCCCAGGCGGTGGCCGAAGACCTGATCGCCTATGCCTGGCGCGACCCCGCGTCCCGTGGGCGTGGGGAGCTGATCCTGGAGTCCTACGCCTCGTTCAAGGCGGTGTTGTATTACCGACTGGCTCACCTGGTGTGGAACTTCCCGGACACGCACAACGGTGTGTTTTGCGCCATCGCCCTGAAACTGAGCAACCAGGGCAAGATTTTGTCTGGCGCCGAAATCCACCCGGCCGCCCGAATCGGCCGGCGCTTTGTGCTGGACCACGGTTACGGCACGGTCATCGGTGAAACCTGCGAGATCGGCAACGACTGCTACATCCTTTGCGGCGTGACCCTCGGCGCCCGGGGTATCGCCAACAACCCGGACGGCAAGCGCCACCCACGCCTGGGCAACAACGTGGAGGTTGGCTCGGGCGCGCGGGTGCTGGGTTATGTGCTGATCGGCGACAACGTGTTTATCAGCCCCTCCTGCGTGATCACCCAGGACGTGCCGGCCGGCACCAAGGTCAAGGTAGTCAACCAGATCCAGTTGCAGAAAAACGACGAGTCGGACCACAGCAACTACCTCGGCGCGTTTGCCCTCGATGAACGCCTGCACGTGGTCGGGGAAGTCAACGCCAGCCACAAGGTCACGGTGCTCGACGCCGACTTCCATCCCCTGCCCGGCCTGCTGCTGGAGCCAACGGTCAAGGAACGCCATCACTTGCAGTTCCGCCTGCGGCACATCGAAACCACGGCCTATCCGCCGCGCCTGCCACTGAACCTGAAAGTGAGCGGGCCCGAATTTGAAATCACCCTGCTATCTCCCCCTGGCTTGAGCGCGATGGTTCGTCGCCTGCTGCAAGCCAGCCCACTGATCGTCGGAGGTTGA
- a CDS encoding PLP-dependent cysteine synthase family protein, whose product MLHNSILDAIGQTPIVRLEQFSEDLGIEVYAKLESLNPGGSHKARIALGMILDAERRGILIRGSGQTVIEPSGGNTGIGLVMAGNVLGYKVVLVIPDNYSPEKQKLLRLYGAKVVLSDSRQGNNSHGEKCMELQLENPSYVMLNQQRNGANPQTHRDTTAREIIRAFGERRVDYFVSGIGTGGHITGIGETLKSTWPAIRVMGVEPEECDLLNDRHAPHHIQGLSIGLIPSILNVAIIDGMLKVSRQECIDMIKRIMRTDAISLGLSSAANMVAIAKLAPELPTDTVVLTMVYDSADSYLPCFE is encoded by the coding sequence ATGTTGCATAACTCGATACTCGACGCCATTGGCCAAACGCCCATCGTGCGCCTGGAACAGTTTTCCGAGGACCTCGGCATCGAGGTCTACGCCAAGCTGGAATCCCTCAACCCCGGCGGCAGCCACAAGGCGCGCATCGCCCTGGGCATGATCCTCGACGCCGAGCGCCGGGGCATTCTGATCCGTGGCTCAGGGCAAACCGTCATCGAGCCCAGCGGCGGCAACACCGGCATCGGCCTGGTGATGGCCGGCAACGTGCTGGGCTACAAAGTGGTGCTGGTGATCCCCGACAACTACAGCCCCGAGAAGCAGAAACTGCTGCGCCTGTACGGCGCCAAAGTGGTGCTGTCGGACAGCCGCCAGGGCAACAATTCCCACGGCGAAAAGTGCATGGAACTGCAGCTGGAGAACCCCAGCTACGTAATGCTCAACCAGCAGCGCAACGGCGCCAACCCGCAGACCCACCGCGACACCACCGCACGGGAAATCATCCGCGCCTTCGGTGAGCGGCGGGTCGACTACTTCGTCAGCGGCATCGGTACCGGAGGGCATATCACCGGCATCGGCGAAACCCTCAAGAGCACCTGGCCGGCAATCCGTGTGATGGGCGTGGAGCCGGAAGAATGCGACCTGCTCAACGACCGCCACGCGCCGCACCATATCCAGGGCCTGTCCATCGGGCTGATCCCGAGCATCCTCAACGTCGCGATTATCGACGGGATGCTCAAGGTGTCGCGCCAGGAGTGTATCGACATGATCAAACGCATCATGCGCACCGACGCCATCAGCCTCGGGTTGTCCTCGGCCGCCAACATGGTGGCCATCGCCAAGCTCGCGCCGGAGCTGCCAACCGACACCGTGGTGCTGACCATGGTCTACGACAGTGCCGACAGTTATTTGCCCTGTTTTGAATAA
- the moeB gene encoding molybdopterin-synthase adenylyltransferase MoeB has product MKVLSPSALEQIYAHADRSYPEECCGFVFADGRVHLGSNIQNELHSKNPEMYSRSAANGYTFSVADTLMMNKAFRSDNPVVVIYHSHPDVGAYFSDEDQDKALFMGEPIYPVSYLVVDVRQGNTQGSKLFAWDGKRFAQNPFNDLQTELCMNAVSFPDILVRVAKLPASTLEGAGSTLREVIENLCTEHPQLRAHLLYENNQLKEHFLFTAEEELIDANDRLPKAAKIEVLLATSGGIDVESLSNEEVQRYVRHITLPGVGREGQLNLKKARVLIIGTGGLGSPISLYLAAAGIGTLGLVDFDVVESSNLQRQIVHGNSTLGMPKVESAKQRLQDLNSHIQINTYDTAFNTDNALDLVGAYDLVIDGTDNFETRYLVNDACVQLGKPLVYGAIYRFDGQISVLNHKGGPCYRCLFPHAPPAELAPNCSAGGVIGVLPGVVGMIQATEAIKLLIGIGEPLSGRLMRFDALAMKFSEIRFKRRADCPCCSELRHSQTIAPAVCADAMPSTPSLAEERYIKPRVLKQLLEQHSKADVLLDVRDASELEVCKLPGVVHIPLAELDGQLANLSRDNTHYLICYAGTRAEQAASTLLAAGFANTKVLQGGMKHWVRDVEPDMPLY; this is encoded by the coding sequence ATGAAGGTCCTGAGCCCAAGCGCCCTGGAGCAGATTTACGCCCACGCCGACCGCAGCTATCCCGAGGAATGCTGCGGCTTCGTTTTCGCCGATGGCCGCGTGCACCTGGGCAGCAATATCCAGAATGAGTTGCATAGCAAAAACCCCGAGATGTATTCACGCAGCGCAGCCAACGGCTACACCTTTTCAGTGGCCGACACGCTGATGATGAACAAGGCGTTTCGCAGTGATAACCCGGTGGTGGTGATCTACCACTCCCACCCTGACGTCGGCGCGTATTTCAGCGACGAAGACCAGGACAAGGCCCTCTTCATGGGCGAGCCGATCTACCCCGTGAGCTACCTGGTGGTGGATGTTCGCCAGGGCAACACCCAAGGTTCCAAGCTGTTTGCCTGGGATGGCAAGCGCTTCGCCCAAAACCCCTTCAACGACCTGCAAACGGAGTTGTGCATGAACGCTGTCTCTTTCCCCGACATCCTGGTCCGCGTGGCCAAGCTGCCAGCATCGACGCTCGAGGGTGCCGGATCGACATTGCGCGAAGTCATTGAAAACCTCTGCACCGAGCACCCGCAGTTGCGCGCGCACCTGCTCTACGAGAATAACCAGCTCAAGGAACACTTCCTGTTTACCGCCGAGGAGGAGCTGATCGACGCCAACGACCGGCTGCCCAAGGCGGCGAAAATCGAAGTATTGCTGGCGACCTCTGGCGGTATCGATGTCGAGTCACTGAGTAACGAAGAAGTGCAGCGCTACGTGCGCCACATCACCCTGCCCGGCGTCGGCCGCGAAGGCCAACTGAACCTGAAGAAAGCCCGGGTATTGATCATCGGCACCGGCGGCCTTGGTTCGCCCATCAGCCTGTACCTGGCGGCGGCCGGCATCGGCACCCTCGGGCTGGTGGATTTCGACGTGGTGGAAAGCAGCAACCTGCAACGCCAGATCGTCCACGGCAACAGCACCCTGGGCATGCCCAAGGTCGAGTCCGCCAAGCAGCGCTTGCAGGACCTTAACAGCCACATCCAGATCAACACCTACGACACCGCCTTCAACACCGACAACGCCCTGGACCTGGTGGGCGCCTACGACCTGGTGATCGACGGCACCGACAATTTCGAAACCCGCTACCTCGTCAACGACGCCTGCGTGCAATTGGGCAAACCATTGGTGTACGGCGCCATCTACCGCTTTGACGGGCAGATCAGCGTACTCAACCATAAAGGCGGGCCGTGCTACCGCTGCCTGTTCCCCCATGCACCCCCGGCAGAACTGGCACCCAATTGCAGCGCCGGCGGTGTCATCGGTGTATTGCCCGGCGTGGTCGGGATGATCCAGGCCACCGAAGCGATCAAGCTGTTGATCGGCATCGGCGAACCGCTGTCCGGGCGGCTGATGCGCTTTGATGCGCTGGCCATGAAGTTCAGCGAGATTCGCTTCAAGCGTCGCGCCGATTGCCCTTGTTGCTCCGAACTGCGTCACAGCCAAACCATCGCCCCGGCCGTGTGCGCCGATGCCATGCCAAGCACCCCATCGCTGGCAGAAGAGCGCTACATCAAGCCCCGGGTGCTCAAGCAACTGCTCGAACAACACAGCAAGGCCGACGTGCTGCTGGATGTGCGCGATGCCAGCGAACTGGAAGTGTGCAAGCTGCCGGGGGTGGTGCACATCCCGCTGGCCGAACTCGACGGGCAGCTCGCCAACCTCAGCCGAGACAACACGCACTACCTGATCTGCTACGCCGGTACCCGCGCAGAGCAAGCCGCCAGTACCTTGCTGGCCGCCGGATTCGCCAACACCAAAGTGCTGCAAGGTGGCATGAAACACTGGGTTCGCGACGTCGAACCCGACATGCCTTTGTACTGA
- a CDS encoding DMT family transporter → MSAVLENAEKTKTHKQWLGGLITSVMFLIVCLSWGTTWLGIKIAVESVPPLTSAGLRFLIAFPLFLCFAWVRREPILFPRESRWFFVFVTLSYFSVPYYLLNYGEMHVSSGLTALLFSCMPVFILIFSALFLRERIYFSQVVGIAIGFGSLYMIIKSQGLHLDHAEFFGVLAILAAAIMHALCYVITKKQGSAISVITYNTLPIGIAGLMLFVAGLFFETPTFEDITLRSWSALFYLGLVASVGGFIVYFMLLKRLSPIILSFVFIIFPVFAVIIGAWYEGLQISKDLMMYSAILLAGFAITKLPIEKLLAKKN, encoded by the coding sequence ATGTCCGCCGTTCTAGAAAACGCTGAAAAAACAAAAACTCACAAGCAGTGGTTGGGTGGGCTGATTACCAGCGTGATGTTTCTGATTGTCTGCCTGAGCTGGGGCACCACCTGGCTGGGCATCAAGATCGCCGTGGAAAGCGTGCCGCCGCTGACCTCTGCCGGGCTGCGGTTTTTGATCGCGTTTCCGCTGTTCCTGTGTTTTGCCTGGGTGCGCCGCGAGCCGATCCTGTTTCCCCGGGAAAGCCGCTGGTTCTTCGTATTCGTGACGCTTTCCTACTTCAGCGTTCCGTACTACCTGCTCAACTACGGCGAGATGCATGTCTCGTCCGGCCTTACCGCGCTGCTGTTCAGCTGCATGCCGGTGTTTATCCTGATTTTTTCTGCGCTGTTCTTGCGTGAGCGCATCTACTTTTCGCAGGTGGTGGGTATCGCCATCGGTTTCGGCAGCCTGTACATGATCATCAAGAGCCAGGGCCTGCACCTGGACCATGCCGAATTCTTCGGGGTGCTGGCGATCCTGGCCGCCGCGATCATGCATGCCTTGTGCTACGTGATTACCAAGAAACAAGGCAGCGCCATCAGCGTGATCACCTACAACACCCTGCCCATCGGCATCGCCGGGCTGATGCTGTTTGTCGCCGGGCTTTTCTTTGAAACCCCGACCTTTGAAGACATCACCCTGCGCTCCTGGAGTGCGCTGTTCTACCTCGGGCTGGTGGCCTCGGTGGGCGGGTTTATCGTGTATTTCATGCTGCTCAAGCGCCTGAGCCCGATCATTTTGTCGTTCGTGTTCATCATCTTCCCGGTGTTCGCGGTGATCATCGGCGCCTGGTACGAAGGCCTGCAGATTTCCAAGGACCTGATGATGTATTCGGCGATCCTGCTGGCCGGTTTTGCCATCACCAAGCTGCCCATCGAGAAACTCCTGGCGAAGAAAAACTGA